The Desulfosoma sp. genomic interval CCAACAAAGCATGCTATGATGCCATTCAAATTCTCGGTGGCTATGGGTACACCCAAGATTTTCCCGTGGAACGTTATTACCGGGATGTTCGTGTGACGAGCATCTACGAAGGGACCAGTGAAATCCAGCGACTTATCATTGCTCGAGAACTCTTGAAATAAGAACCGCTTCAAACGCCGTTCTCGTACTGAGGGCACACATGGCGTGCCCTCGCTTTTTTGATACCTGCGTGGCTACGGAGACATCACTTGTTGGAAGCTGAAGAGGCGCGCATTTTGAGGTACTGAGGAGCGGGTCGAAAAATGGTGGCAAGTTGAGAGAGCAGCATGCCGGCAAGCATCAAAGCGCAACCCAGAAGACTTCTGAAAGAGAGCGTTTCTCCGAGAAGGATCCATCCGGCGAGAGCGGCGATGGGGCATTCCATACTCAAAAGAATAGCCGCATGGGCAGGTGGGGCGTTTTTTTGTCCCACCACTTGCAAGGTGTAGGCAATGCCGACGGAAAAAAATCCCCCATAAAGAATGGGAATGGCGGCATTGTGAACCGCCTGCCACGAAAAGGTTTCAAAGAAAAGGGCCGAAAGCAAACTAAAGGCCGAACATACCGCGAATTGACAGCATGCCAATTTCACGGGATCCCTTTGAGGGGATAGCCATCCCAAAAGCAAGACATGAGCAGTCCAAAAAAAAGCTCCGAGAAGGACAAGGAAATCACCGAACTCCATGGTAAATTCCTGGGTGATACTCAAAAAATAAAGCCCTACGGCGGCCAGAACAGCTCCAACCCAGGTACCCAAGGAAGGTCTTTGTTTCCAAAGCAAACCGAAGAGCGGAACCATGACCACATAAAGCCCCGTGATGAACCCTGCTTTTCCTGCAGTGGTAAAAACAATACCGACCTGTTGCAGCGTGGCGCCACCGAAAAGCACCAGACCAACGGGAAGACCGGATCGCCATGCCGCCCGCCACCTCGTGTCGGAATGAGGCAAAATCTTCCGGTCGTTTTTTCCCTTGTCCATCATGAGAATCAAGGGCACGAGAGAGAGACTTCCCAAGGCGAACCGTATGCTGTTAAAAGCCATAGGCCCAATGAATTCCATCCCTTTACGCTGGGCAACGAAAGCCACGCCCCAGAGAATGGCCGTTGTGAGAAGAAGTAGATCGGCTTTGAGCGTCTGCGTGTGCATGAACAAACCCCGCGGCGCGAGAGAGTCGATAAGCGGTGCCGTTTTCGGAAAGCTATCCCTTAACCGAGAAGATTTCAAAGAGTCAAGCTCAAGAGAGGCAAACCAAGGTCAGTTTGTTCTGCTTTCAAAGACGGCGTGTAATAGAGAATGCCGGTAAAGCCGTCGAAGGAGGCGCTCTTGGCTGGGTTTCCTGAAAGGCGGATCCCCACCTAAAAATTTTTTCAAAAATGGATTCTTCTTGGCATAGGCTTTCCACCACTGCTAAAGAACTTTCCTGAGAGTTCCCTCCCTTTTCGACTATTCCATGTAGGGGCGGCCCCGTCTGTCCGCCCCCAAGAGACCCGGCGGGCAATATCTTTGGGATTTTTTCGCTTAAATTTGCCCTTTCCAGCATTCCCTGTAGGGGCGGACCCATGTGTCCTCCCAAAGACGATTCTCTATGGCACCGCGTGTAGGATAGCCCGTTTCGGTTTTTCTTGCTTGCCGCATGGCAAAATGGATATGAATGAGCCAAGAAATTTCATGACAGTTGAAGTTAGGCATACTGAGGAAAACTTGGGCGATGCTTCTGAGGACCACCAAGATGTGGTCCTTTCGAAATGGATCGCCGTTTCTTGACCGCGGGGCAACGAACAGGTCCCGTCAGCTTCGTTTAAGGGATGCGCCCTATTCGGTGCTTGGATTGTTTTGCAAACCTTACGGAAAGTCGAGCGGCGGAAAGGCCGGGCCGCCCCACAGGGGACGGCGCCTGCCTCGATGGCTACCTTGCACGAAAGGAGTGTGCCCATGCACGGAGAGGAGCGATTCAGTAAGCCTATTTTAGTCACAGGAGCGACTGGATACGTAGGTGGGCGACTCACCCCGAGGCTTTTGGCCGCAGGTTACAGGGTTCGTGTCATAGCTCGATCCATTTCGAAGGTGCGATGCCGTCCTTGGGGACGTCATTCGAACCTGGAAGTCTTTCGAGCCGACGTCATGGATCGTGATTCTCTTATACGGGCCGCTCAAGGATGCCGAGCCGCGTTCTATCTGGTGCATTCCATGGCTCCCGGGAAAAAAGATTTTGCCCACGCCGACCGAATAGCGGCGGAAAACATGGTCATTGCGGCGGGCAAGGCCCGTATGGAACGAATCATCTACTTGGGCGGCCTGGGGCGTGAAGAAAAGGATCTCAGCAAGCATTTGCGCTCGAGAATGGAAGTGGCTCATATCCTTCAATCGGGGCCGACCCCCACCACGTTCCTTAGAGCGGCCATGATTCTTGGAGCCGGAAGTGCTTCCTTTGAAATTCTTCGGTATCTTGTGGATCGACTTCCCATCATGATCACACCGCGTTGGGTGCGCACACCATGCCAGCCCATCGCTATCAGCAATGTTCTTCACTACCTTGAAGGCTGTTTGGAATCTCCTCATGTGTTGGGTCAAACCCTGGACATCGGCGGTCCGGACGTCTTGAGCTACGAGGATCTCATGCGTATCTATGCGGAAGAAGCAGGCCTGCCACGCCGATGGATAATCCCTGTACCGGTGCTGACACCTCGGTTGAGTTCCTACTGGTTGAATCTTGTCACTCCCGTTCCTATGGCTTTGGCGAAGCCCCTTGCGGAGGGACTGCGAAACGCCGTGGTGTGCGAAGATTTTCGTATCCGCCAGTGGATACCTCAAAAACTTCTAAGCTGTCGTGAGGCGATTCGCGAAGCGCTTCAAAAGATTCAGCAGGCTCAGGTCGAAACCTGTTGGTCTGATGCGGGCTGGTCCGTACCACCCGAATGGGTCCAGTGCGGAGATGCCCCCTACGCGGGGGGAACCGTGAAGGAATGTGCCTTCCGAATGACGCTTTCCGCAAACCCATCAAGAATTTGGCAGGAGGTGGAACGGATTGGTGGAGAGCATGGCTGGTTTTTTGGGAATGAGCTCTGGCGTGTCCGTGGCTGGTTGGATCGACTTGTGGGCGGTTTCGGCCATATGCGCGGACGACGTGATCCCAATCGATTGTACGTGGGTGATACAGTCGATTATTGGCGCGTCTTGGAAATCCTTCCTGAACGACGTCTCTTGCTCCTGGCTGAAATGAAAATGCCCGGCGAGGCCATACTGGATTTTCGCCTGGCGCCTCTGGACGCCCAACGCACGGAAGTTCAAGTCATCGCTCGCTTTCTTCCTCGAGGTCTCACCGGTATAGCCTATTGGACTCTGTTGGCTCCTTTTCACAAGCGCATCTTTCGAGGTCTGCTGATAGGACTGG includes:
- a CDS encoding DMT family transporter gives rise to the protein MHTQTLKADLLLLTTAILWGVAFVAQRKGMEFIGPMAFNSIRFALGSLSLVPLILMMDKGKNDRKILPHSDTRWRAAWRSGLPVGLVLFGGATLQQVGIVFTTAGKAGFITGLYVVMVPLFGLLWKQRPSLGTWVGAVLAAVGLYFLSITQEFTMEFGDFLVLLGAFFWTAHVLLLGWLSPQRDPVKLACCQFAVCSAFSLLSALFFETFSWQAVHNAAIPILYGGFFSVGIAYTLQVVGQKNAPPAHAAILLSMECPIAALAGWILLGETLSFRSLLGCALMLAGMLLSQLATIFRPAPQYLKMRASSASNK
- a CDS encoding SDR family oxidoreductase → MHGEERFSKPILVTGATGYVGGRLTPRLLAAGYRVRVIARSISKVRCRPWGRHSNLEVFRADVMDRDSLIRAAQGCRAAFYLVHSMAPGKKDFAHADRIAAENMVIAAGKARMERIIYLGGLGREEKDLSKHLRSRMEVAHILQSGPTPTTFLRAAMILGAGSASFEILRYLVDRLPIMITPRWVRTPCQPIAISNVLHYLEGCLESPHVLGQTLDIGGPDVLSYEDLMRIYAEEAGLPRRWIIPVPVLTPRLSSYWLNLVTPVPMALAKPLAEGLRNAVVCEDFRIRQWIPQKLLSCREAIREALQKIQQAQVETCWSDAGWSVPPEWVQCGDAPYAGGTVKECAFRMTLSANPSRIWQEVERIGGEHGWFFGNELWRVRGWLDRLVGGFGHMRGRRDPNRLYVGDTVDYWRVLEILPERRLLLLAEMKMPGEAILDFRLAPLDAQRTEVQVIARFLPRGLTGIAYWTLLAPFHKRIFRGLLIGLAKALETVPLGGPEPFDARLPHVCHLAA